A window of Malania oleifera isolate guangnan ecotype guangnan chromosome 5, ASM2987363v1, whole genome shotgun sequence contains these coding sequences:
- the LOC131156466 gene encoding purple acid phosphatase 2, with protein MKRKMGLLGSSSSCSSAFAFGVLLVLVLNAAVLCNGGITSSFVRKEEKTVDMPLDSDVFRAPPGYNAPQQVHITQGDHEGKGMIVSWVTMDERGSRIVRYWSKGSKHKKEAKGIVVRYKYYNYTSGYIHHCTLKKLKPDTKYYYEVGIGHTERKFWFRTPQTVGPDVPYTFGLIGDLGQSYDSNRTLTHYELNPTRGETVLFVGDLSYADNYPNHDNVRWDSWGRFVERSTAYQPWIWTAGNHEIDFAPEIGEKIPFKPFTRRYHVPYASSNSTAPFWYSIKRASAYIIVLSSYSAYGKYTPQYKWLEEELPKVNRNETPWLIVLMHSPWYNSYNYHYMEGESMRVMYEPWFVQHKVDVVFAGHVHAYERSERISNTAYNIVNGICTPVKDQSAPVYITIGDGGNIEGLANNMTEPQPDYSAYREASFGHAILDIKNRTHAYYSWHRNHDGYAVKADSLWFFNRYWHPVDESKSGSSQ; from the exons ATGAAGCGGAAAATGGGTCTGCTtggatcttcttcttcttgttcatctGCATTTGCTTTTGGTGTacttttagttttggttttgaatgCAGCAGTTCTCTGTAATGGAGGAATCACCAGTTCCTTCGTGAGGAAGGAGGAGAAGACTGTTGATATGCCTCTCGACAGTGATGTTTTTCGTGCACCTCCAGGCTATAATGCTCCTCAACAG GTTCATATAACACAAGGAGATCATGAGGGAAAGGGAATGATTGTGTCATGGGTCACCATGGATGAACGGGGGTCCAGAATTGTGCGGTATTGGAGTAAGGGCAGCAAGCACAAGAAGGAGGCCAAGGGCATCGTTGTTAGATACAAGTACTACAACTATACTTCTGGTTACATTCACCATTGCACGCTCAAGAAATTGAAG CCCGACACCAAATATTACTATGAAGTTGGGATTGGACACACCGAGCGTAAGTTCTGGTTTAGAACTCCTCAAACAGTTGGCCCGGATGTTCCCTACACTTTCGGGCTTATAG GGGATCTTGGTCAGAGCTATGATTCAAATAGGACACTTACCCATTATGAATTAAATCCAACCAGAGGCGAAACTGTGCTGTTTGTTGGGGACCTTTCTTATGCAGATAACTATCCTAATCATGACAATGTGAGATGGGATTCGTGGGGAAGGTTTGTTGAGAGAAGTACCGCTTATCAACCCTGGATATGGACTGCAGGAAATCACGAGATAGATTTTGCCCCCGAAATT GGCGAGAAAATACCATTTAAGCCTTTTACCCGCCGGTACCATGTCCCTTATGCATCATCAAATAGCACTGCTCCATTTTGGTACTCAATCAAGAGAGCTTCAGCATATATCATTGTCTTGTCTTCATATTCTGCTTATG GTAAATACACCCCTCAGTACAAATGGCTTGAAGAGGAGCTCCCCAAAGTTAACAGAAATGAGACACCCTGGTTGATTGTTCTAATGCACTCCCCCTGGTATAATAGTTACAACTATCACTACATGGAAGGGGAAAGCATGAGAGTAATGTATGAACCATGGTTTGTACAGCACAAAGTTGATGTTGTGTTTGCTGGCCATGTTCATGCCTACGAACGATCT GAACGCATATCCAACACTGCATACAACATTGTGAATGGTATTTGCACTCCTGTAAAAGACCAGTCTGCTCCTGTATACATAACCATTGGCGATGGTGGAAATATCGAAGGGTTAGCTAACAA CATGACAGAGCCACAGCCTGACTACTCAGCTTACCGTGAGGCAAGTTTTGGTCATGCCATTCTCGATATTAAGAACCGAACCCATGCTTACTACAGTTGGCACCGCAATCATGATGGGTATGCTGTGAAGGCTGATTCCTTGTGGTTTttcaatagatactggcaccctgTTGATGAATCTAAGAGTGGCTCATCACAGTGA